The window TTTTTGTCTATTTCACGGCATCCGGGCGATGTTTTTCTCGTCCCGCATATCCTGAGTGACGGGTTTTTTTTCTTTACGGCAGCTGAGATTTCTGCGGTTTTTGTTGCAATTCCGCTCATTCTCCCGATAACGTTAAGGGCTGTCCTTTCTCCTGCAAGGACAGATCTTGAACTTCCTGAAAGTGTCATCAGTACGTCTCCGAAGGCAACCCTTTCGGAGTCCCTCTTTTTAAGCTCGGCCTCAACGCCAAGATAAGAAAAAATCCGGCAGGCCTCAAAAAGACCTGCTATTACACCGCTCTCCTTTGAAATTATCTGAGCATGCACAGGCACATCCGGGACAACAGCATCAGACGTTATGTCTCCTCCGGAAAGGTCTTCTTCAAGGTAAAAGAGGAGGCTTTTTGATATAGGAACCGGCATTTTCCTTCACCTCTTTATATCCATCATACGTCTTATTGCACACCCCGCCCTCTTCATTATTTCGCCGGGAACGGTTATCTCGGGCCCCTCATCTTCAAGGGACTCTTTAAGCATTTCAGGCGTTATGAGCTTCATGTCTTTGCAGACCGCATCAGGGAAGGAAAAAAACTCTTTTCCCGGAAACTTCTTTTTCAGCCTGTAGGCCATGTCTTTTTCCGTCAGAACCGCCCATCTCTCAGACCTGCCCGCTTCTCTTACCATACCGCCAGTTGATGCTACGAGACTGCATTTGTCCCGGACTTCTTTTGAGCATTCGGGGTGGCAGACAGCAGTATAACCATTTTTTTTCGCGTCTTCTGCATCTGAGGGCTTGAATACCATATGGACCGGGCAGTGACCGTTCTTTGGAACAGGAATAATAGTCTTTTCAGGGACGTTTTCCGCAACCCACGAAGCAAGGTTTGAGTCAGGTCCGAAGAGTATCGTATCGCTTTTAAGAGACCTGCATACCTGGACAGCATTTGCCGACGTACAGGTTATGTCTGCTTCCGCCTTGCACCCTGCCGTTGAATTAACATAGAGGACGACCTCTGCACCCGGATGCGCCTCTTTTGCCTTACGGACGGCTTCAGGCGTCAGAAAGTCCGCGAGAGGGCATCCTGCGTCCTTTGCCGGGAGGATTACTTTTTTCCCCGGGTTTAAAATTTTGGCTGTCTCAGCCATGAACATAACACCGCACAGAACTATTATGTCCTCTTTCGCCTCCCTTGCCTTTATTGCAAGCTCAAGGCTGTCTCCCGTAAAGTCAGCCAGGTCCTGTATCTCCGGGGGCTGGTAGTTGTGCACGAGAACTACTGCATTCTTCTCTTTTTTCAGCCTTTTTATGTCATCTGCTATAGTCATGGTCTGCATCAGGTTCCTATTATCAGCGGTTTTTCAAGGTTTTTCAGGAGGACTATTATCGAAAGGGCCGCAAGGTAGCTTGTCGCCGGGTTCTGGGGCGAGGGATTGTTCTCTATCTTCAGGTAAAAGTTGCCGAAATCCCCTTCAGCAAATATCTCATGCGTGTTTTTTTCGACAGCCGGGTCTGCCCAGAGTTCGACGTCCACTTCACGCCCTGACGCAAGTTCAAGCGCTATTGCTACATTGATGTTCTTCGGAAACTTCTTTATGCACTCGTCAGCCCTTCCTGAAAAGACAAGAGTCCTCTCTTTTGTATCCACTCTAAGTGAACGCGGGTTTTTGGTAGTCCTTAAAAGGAGTTTTGAAAGCTTTGATATCTGGCCTATCTTGAGGTTGTCAATGCCCATTACGGCACCGCTCGGGATTCTTATCTTCCTGTTATTTTCGCCGGCAACAGATACAAGGCGGTCTTTGAACTCGCTGTCAGACAAAGCACCTACAGAAAGGATTACTATATCCTTTCCGGACAAGAGCACTTCCTCCGCATGTTCGTATACCGCACTTACAGAAGCGGCTTCAACGACTATATCAATGTCCTGTGCCAGAAAATCCTCAAAATTTTCACAGGCCACAGCACCTGTTGCACCGGCAAGGCGCTTTGCACTGGAGTATGCAGAGTCATAAACGGCTTTAATATTAATTCCGTTTTTCTTTTCCGCAATTATTCCTCCGACATTTCCGCAGCCAAGCAGACCGACACGCATCATTGTAGTGTATAAGTGGGAACTTCTGATTAATCATTCTTATGATTGTTCCCATATTTTCATGATCTAAGGTAAATTTGTTTGTTTTTACCTAAGATGAAATTGTTGAGGAAACCAGTGTTTATCTAAGAAAACGAAA of the Methanomicrobium sp. W14 genome contains:
- the nadX gene encoding aspartate dehydrogenase translates to MMRVGLLGCGNVGGIIAEKKNGINIKAVYDSAYSSAKRLAGATGAVACENFEDFLAQDIDIVVEAASVSAVYEHAEEVLLSGKDIVILSVGALSDSEFKDRLVSVAGENNRKIRIPSGAVMGIDNLKIGQISKLSKLLLRTTKNPRSLRVDTKERTLVFSGRADECIKKFPKNINVAIALELASGREVDVELWADPAVEKNTHEIFAEGDFGNFYLKIENNPSPQNPATSYLAALSIIVLLKNLEKPLIIGT
- the nadA gene encoding quinolinate synthase NadA, which encodes MTIADDIKRLKKEKNAVVLVHNYQPPEIQDLADFTGDSLELAIKAREAKEDIIVLCGVMFMAETAKILNPGKKVILPAKDAGCPLADFLTPEAVRKAKEAHPGAEVVLYVNSTAGCKAEADITCTSANAVQVCRSLKSDTILFGPDSNLASWVAENVPEKTIIPVPKNGHCPVHMVFKPSDAEDAKKNGYTAVCHPECSKEVRDKCSLVASTGGMVREAGRSERWAVLTEKDMAYRLKKKFPGKEFFSFPDAVCKDMKLITPEMLKESLEDEGPEITVPGEIMKRAGCAIRRMMDIKR